The following coding sequences are from one Eucalyptus grandis isolate ANBG69807.140 chromosome 11, ASM1654582v1, whole genome shotgun sequence window:
- the LOC104445985 gene encoding LOW QUALITY PROTEIN: G-type lectin S-receptor-like serine/threonine-protein kinase At2g19130 (The sequence of the model RefSeq protein was modified relative to this genomic sequence to represent the inferred CDS: inserted 4 bases in 3 codons; substituted 1 base at 1 genomic stop codon) gives MAKLLSFAHIIFQQHVIPMVDEDITNCTTSVFFTRNASQCTAFKLKRDLADDASENAQVPVEVSTYYSTRFLTLSSLRSLTSPSLLSTNRFIYFPLCIMFLNLSARTSFGTAMDSNKNSPWSFILPSFLLCLSLCIHLCLGTDKLNANQSLSGNQTLTSSGGDFALGFFRPGKSSYSYIGIWYNKVRKPTIVWVANRDNPVTDRYSTELKISDGNLIIVNGSQVPIWSTNLRTSSSGSSSMVAVLGDDGNFALKDGPNSSVTSGRALITXHTWLPGAKLEINKRKNTVLTSWKNAKDPSTGLFSLQLQPSNEYFILWNMSXFYYTTGKWDSKNKVYENVPELKANTIFDFIFVDNENDSYFTYRRKDGSTTPSRFVMDLSGQMHMLSWLPSQQWNMFWSQPPKQCQVRNFCGPFGVCSESTDXLCSCLPGFSITSQRDWNLSDMSSGCKRNSRLSCALSTLDGEKDQFLLISDMKLPTNSQSLPVRDANKCHLSCLNDCSCTAYAFKDNACSIWFGPLFNAQQLAQGDSTGSSFYLRLAASDVEDPSKKSNVTAIVAGSFSSAMAILAFVLFGIWRWRRRATVTTKTVEGSLIAFAYRDLQVATKNFSEKLGGGGFGSVFKGTLPDSIHIAVKKLESISQGEKQFRSEVSTIGTIQHVNLARLRGFCSEGDKRLLVYDFMPNGSLDYHLFHRKDSKTLDWKMRYQITLGTARGLAYLHEKCRDCIIHCDIKPENILLDAEFCPTVADFGLAKLVGRDFSRVLTTIRGTRGYLAPEWISGVAITAKADVYSYGMMLFEFVSGRRNSELLENGAIKFFPTWAARKVSEGGDLLDLLDPNLEANADIEELTRICRVACWCVQDAESHRPSMGQVVPILEGVLDXNLPQIPRALQMIHDNQEHVVFFIKSSSSNQSSQMERNTLTASMQKQNGTPSTNSKS, from the exons ATGGCAAAATTATTATCATTTGCGCATATTAtatttcaacagcatgttattcCAATGGTTGACGAGGACATCACAAATTGCACCACTAGCGTCTTCTTCACTCGAAATGCCAGTCAGTGTACAGCATTCAAGCTTAAACGCGACCTTGCGGATGACGCCAGTGAAAATGCACAAGTCCCAGTTGAAGTTTCCACATATTACTCTACGCGTTTCTTGACCCTTTCTTCTTTGAGATCTCTTACCTCACCCTCACTCTTGAGCACAAACAGGTTTATATACTTCCCCCTGTGCATTATGTTTCTAAACCTGTCCGCTCGAACCTCGTTTGGTACAGCCATGGATAGCAACAAAAACAGTCCATGGTCTTTCATCCTGCCAAGTTTCTTGCTTTGCTTATCTCTCTGCATCCACCTGTGTCTTGGCACTGACAAGCTCAATGCAAATCAATCTCTATCTGGTAATCAAACCTTAACCTCCTCAGGTGGCGACTTTGCGCTTGGCTTCTTCAGACCAGGCAAGTCGTCTTACTCCTACATAGGCATCTGGTACAACAAAGTTCGCAAGCCGACCATCGTCTGGGTCGCCAATAGAGACAACCCTGTCACCGACAGGTACTCCACTGAGCTGAAGATCTCGGATGGCAATCTTATAATTGTCAACGGTTCCCAAGTCCCTATTTGGTCCACGAATCTGCGTACTTCTTCATCTGGGTCGAGCTCCATGGTGGCGGTTCTTGGGGACGACGGCAACTTCGCTCTCAAAGACGGGCCAAATTCTTCCGTGACCTCTGGCAGAGCTTTGATCACATGACACACGTGGCTTCCCGGTGCGAAATTAGAGATCAACAAGCGCAAAAACACGGTCTTGACATCATGGAAGAATGCCAAGGATCCTTCGACAGGTTTGTTCTCTCTCCAGCTGCAGCCATCCAATGAGTACTTCATATTGTGGAACATGT TTTTTTATTATACCACCGGGAAGTGGGATAGTAAGAATAAAGTGTATGAAAACGTGCCTGAGTTGAAAGCAAACACTATTTTCGATTTCATCTTTGTGGACAATGAAAATGATAGCTACTTCACTTATAGAAGGAAAGATGGCAGCACTACCCCATCAAGATTCGTGATGGATCTTTCTGGGCAAATGCATATGCTTTCCTGGTTGCCCTCACAGCAGTGGAACATGTTCTGGTCCCAGCCCCCGAAACAATGTCAAGTCCGCAATTTTTGTGGGCCTTTTGGTGTTTGCAGCGAGAGCACGG AACTTTGCAGTTGCTTGCCAGGGTTTAGTATAACCTCACAAAGAGATTGGAATCTGAGTGATATGTCTAGTGGTTGTAAGAGGAATTCCAGATTGAGTTGTGCTTTGAGCACTTTGGATGGGGAGAAGGACCAATTCTTGCTTATTTCTGACATGAAATTGCCGACGAATTCCCAATCTTTACCTGTAAGAGACGCCAACAAATGTCACCTCTCTTGTTTGAACGATTGCTCTTGCACAGCTTATGCTTTCAAGGATAATGCCTGCTCAATTTGGTTTGGGCCTCTCTTCAATGCACAACAGCTCGCACAAGGTGATTCCACTGGAAGTAGCTTCTATCTCCGGCTTGCCGCTTCCGACGTTGAGGATCCAAGCAAGAAGAGCAATGTAACTGCGATAGTTGCAGGGTCTTTTAGCTCTGCAATGGCAATATTGGCCTTTGTCTTGTTTGGCAtctggagatggaggagaagggCAACTGTAACAACAAAGACTGTGGAGGGTTCGCTGATAGCCTTTGCATACCGGGACTTACAAGTAGCAACAAAGAATTTCTCAGAGAAGTTGGGTGGGGGtgggttcggttcagttttcaAAGGAACATTACCTGATTCAATTCACATAGCGGTCAAGAAGCTTGAAAGCATAAGCCAAGGAGAGAAGCAATTCCGATCAGAAGTAAGCACAATCGGCACCATCCAACATGTGAATCTTGCCAGGCTTCGCGGGTTTTGCTCTGAAGGTGACAAAAGGCTTTTGGTCTACGATTTCATGCCAAATGGTTCCTTAGACTATCATCTCTTTCATAGAAAGGACTCAAAGACCCTGGATTGGAAAATGAGGTACCAAATTACTTTGGGAACGGCTCGAGGTCTGGCTTATCTCCATGAGAAGTGTAGAGACTGCATCATACATTGCGACATCAAGCCAGAGAACATCCTTCTAGATGCTGAATTCTGTCCAACAGTGGCAGATTTTGGCCTGGCAAAGCTTGTTGGCCGAGATTTCAGCAGGGTTTTGACAACCATTAGAGGCACAAGAGGGTATCTTGCACCGGAGTGGATCTCTGGAGTGGCCATAACAGCAAAAGCTGATGTTTATAGCTATGGAATGATGCTCTTTGAATTTGTATCGGGACGGAGGAACTCAGAGCTACTGGAAAATGGGGCTATCAAGTTCTTCCCAACATGGGCTGCTAGGAAGGTATCTGAAGGAGGTGACCTGCTCGATCTTCTGGACCCAAACTTGGAGGCAAATGCCGATATCGAAGAGCTAACTAGGATTTGCAGAGTTGCTTGCTGGTGTGTCCAAGATGCAGAATCTCACAGGCCATCGATGGGGCAGGTTGTTCCAATACTTGAGGGGGTTTTGGA GAACCTGCCCCAGATACCGAGAGCCCTTCAAATGATTCATGATAATCAGGAGCATGTAGTTTTCTTCATTAAGTCGTCATCATCTAACCAGAGTTCCCAGATGGAGAGAAACACATTAACTGCTTCCATGCAGAAACAAAATGGTACACCTTCAACAAATTCCAAGTCTTGA